In Prochlorococcus marinus str. GP2, a single window of DNA contains:
- a CDS encoding chlorophyll a/b binding light-harvesting protein has translation MQTYGNPDTTYGWWAGNSGVANRSGKFIAAHVAHAGLIVFWAGAFTLFELSRFDPSVPMGHQPLIVLPHLATLGIGFDANGVAMGDTKPVLAIAIVHLVSSMVLAAGGLLHSLLLPGNLEDSDIARARKFNIEWDNPDKLTFILGHHLLFLGFAVIAFVEWARVHGIYDPAIGAVRQVEYELNLAKIWNHQTDFLTIDSLEEVMGGHAFLAFVEITGGAWHIATKQVGEFTKFKGKGLLSAEAVLSWSLAGIGWMAIIAAFWSAANTTVYPVEYFGEPLELKFSISPYWIDTVDLPDGEFTSRAWLANVHYYFGFFFIQGHLWHALRALGFDFKRVTNAISNIDSATITLKD, from the coding sequence ATGCAAACCTATGGCAATCCAGATACCACTTACGGGTGGTGGGCTGGAAATTCAGGGGTAGCTAATCGCTCAGGAAAATTTATTGCTGCTCATGTAGCTCATGCAGGATTAATTGTTTTCTGGGCCGGTGCTTTCACCCTTTTTGAACTTTCACGATTTGACCCTAGTGTCCCAATGGGTCACCAACCTTTAATCGTTCTTCCTCACTTAGCAACTCTTGGAATAGGGTTTGATGCTAATGGTGTAGCGATGGGAGATACTAAACCTGTACTTGCGATAGCAATTGTTCACTTAGTATCTTCTATGGTTTTAGCTGCTGGAGGACTTTTACATTCTCTACTTCTTCCAGGAAATTTAGAAGATTCAGATATTGCTAGAGCAAGAAAATTCAATATTGAATGGGATAACCCTGACAAATTGACATTTATTCTTGGTCATCATCTCCTTTTCTTAGGATTTGCAGTTATTGCTTTCGTAGAATGGGCAAGAGTACATGGCATCTATGATCCAGCAATTGGTGCTGTTAGACAAGTTGAGTACGAATTAAACTTAGCAAAAATTTGGAATCATCAAACAGACTTTTTGACCATTGATAGTCTTGAAGAAGTAATGGGTGGACATGCCTTCCTCGCTTTCGTTGAGATTACTGGTGGTGCATGGCATATTGCTACTAAGCAGGTAGGTGAATTTACTAAGTTCAAAGGTAAAGGCCTTCTTTCAGCGGAAGCAGTTCTTTCATGGTCTCTTGCAGGTATAGGCTGGATGGCTATCATTGCAGCTTTCTGGAGTGCAGCAAATACAACTGTATACCCTGTTGAGTATTTTGGTGAACCACTTGAATTGAAGTTTAGTATTTCTCCTTATTGGATTGATACTGTTGATCTTCCTGATGGTGAGTTTACATCAAGGGCATGGTTAGCAAATGTTCACTACTACTTTGGTTTCTTCTTTATTCAAGGTCATCTATGGCATGCTTTAAGAGCGCTAGGCTTTGATTTTAAGAGAGTTACTAATGCTATTAGTAATATTGATAGTGCGACAATTACTCTTAAGGATTAA
- a CDS encoding TIGR02450 family Trp-rich protein yields the protein MDNFWTSKKPINGLRHFVLVNETKEKGNITFLMVSVLDSEINIKITFEELTNSGEWCKGWINLPKNKSITEEYSNYKSRNKEGGKYDVFVNADSFFNIS from the coding sequence TTGGATAATTTCTGGACTTCTAAAAAACCCATAAATGGATTGAGACATTTTGTTTTGGTTAATGAGACTAAAGAAAAAGGAAATATAACTTTTTTGATGGTCTCTGTCCTTGATTCTGAAATTAATATAAAAATTACTTTCGAAGAATTAACAAACAGTGGGGAATGGTGTAAGGGATGGATCAATCTTCCTAAGAATAAATCTATTACTGAAGAATATAGTAATTATAAATCCAGAAATAAAGAAGGTGGAAAATATGATGTATTCGTTAATGCCGATTCTTTTTTTAATATATCTTAA
- a CDS encoding 3'-5' exonuclease, which yields MEQSNKKKLNQLDFLEPQINSNGSDKSATNLDKKIEKILILDTETTGLDENKDEVIEIGCILFDVPFKCVLSQVSFLFPVNNNEAEHVNGISAQVTNISQPWEDGLNFFLKLVECSDFIVAHNVEFDKKWFGKGKLPELNKKWICSLEDINWSFQKSLKTRPSVTDLALSFSIPVWNLHRALSDCFYISEVFKKCDNLEKLLLKATEPRFLYKALVSYEERYLAKNAGFRWNSPVQGAWSRKLTTEEAKNLDFRVEILN from the coding sequence TTGGAACAATCAAACAAAAAAAAATTGAATCAATTGGATTTTCTTGAGCCCCAAATCAATAGTAATGGCTCTGATAAAAGTGCAACTAATTTAGATAAAAAAATAGAAAAAATTTTAATTCTAGATACTGAAACAACAGGTTTAGATGAAAATAAAGATGAAGTTATAGAGATAGGTTGTATCTTGTTTGACGTTCCTTTTAAATGTGTTCTTTCGCAGGTCTCATTTTTATTCCCAGTTAATAATAATGAAGCCGAACATGTAAATGGTATATCTGCACAAGTAACGAACATCTCTCAACCTTGGGAAGATGGATTGAATTTCTTTTTAAAACTTGTTGAATGTTCTGATTTCATTGTTGCGCATAATGTAGAGTTTGATAAAAAATGGTTTGGAAAAGGAAAATTGCCTGAACTTAATAAAAAGTGGATATGCAGTTTAGAGGATATTAACTGGTCTTTTCAAAAATCATTAAAAACCAGGCCTTCAGTAACTGATCTGGCTTTATCTTTTTCAATACCAGTTTGGAACTTACATAGAGCTTTGTCTGATTGCTTTTACATTTCTGAGGTCTTCAAAAAATGCGATAATTTGGAAAAACTTTTACTTAAGGCCACTGAACCTAGGTTTCTATACAAGGCATTGGTTAGTTATGAAGAGAGGTATTTAGCTAAAAATGCTGGTTTCAGATGGAATAGTCCAGTCCAAGGAGCTTGGTCAAGAAAATTAACTACTGAAGAAGCAAAAAATCTTGATTTTAGGGTAGAGATTCTAAATTAA
- the hisS gene encoding histidine--tRNA ligase has product MNNLKNLRGTVDLLPDQLIKWQNVEKIILEQLSRASIKEIRTPILEMTELFIRGIGEGTDVVSKEMYTFLDRGERSCTLRPEGTASVARAIIQKGMSSNPLQKLWYMGPMFRYERPQAGRQRQFHQLGVEFIGYESVRSDVEIIALAWDILEKLGLKKLNLEINSLGDLNDRLNFQKSFLKWLQINKDFLDLDSQNRIDKNPLRILDTKNSQTKKILESSPKLHDFLSKKSLERYLELKNQLESLKIPFIENFNLVRGLDYYTHTAFEITSGALGSQATVCGGGRYDNLIKQMGGKDTPAIGFAIGLERLILLAGKELDVERRTDIYIVNQGLLAEPFAINLSRKLRNFDLLVELDLSGASFSKQLKKANKLNSKSIVVIGDQEAANKEFVIRLFDKKNSVNNEEVIPFDSDIKLERWLNSNLILK; this is encoded by the coding sequence TTGAATAACTTAAAAAATCTTAGAGGAACTGTAGATCTTTTACCTGATCAATTAATCAAGTGGCAAAATGTTGAGAAAATTATACTTGAACAGCTTTCAAGAGCATCTATCAAAGAAATAAGAACTCCAATATTGGAAATGACTGAATTATTTATAAGAGGAATTGGGGAAGGGACAGATGTTGTCAGTAAGGAAATGTATACATTTCTAGATAGAGGAGAGAGGTCTTGCACTCTAAGGCCTGAAGGGACAGCATCTGTAGCACGAGCGATAATTCAAAAAGGAATGTCCTCTAATCCTCTTCAAAAACTATGGTATATGGGCCCTATGTTTAGATATGAAAGACCTCAAGCAGGGAGGCAAAGACAGTTTCATCAGTTAGGTGTTGAGTTTATAGGATACGAATCAGTAAGAAGTGATGTTGAAATTATTGCGTTGGCTTGGGATATTTTAGAAAAATTAGGATTAAAAAAACTTAATCTTGAAATTAATTCTTTAGGTGATTTGAATGATAGATTAAATTTTCAAAAATCTTTTTTAAAATGGCTACAAATAAATAAAGATTTTTTAGATTTAGATTCTCAGAATAGAATCGATAAAAATCCTTTAAGGATTTTAGACACCAAGAATAGTCAAACAAAAAAAATCCTTGAAAGTTCTCCAAAATTACATGATTTTTTATCTAAGAAAAGTCTTGAAAGATATTTGGAATTAAAAAATCAATTAGAAAGTCTAAAAATACCTTTCATAGAAAACTTTAATTTAGTTAGAGGTTTGGATTATTACACGCATACTGCTTTTGAGATAACTAGTGGTGCCCTTGGTTCGCAAGCTACTGTATGCGGGGGAGGCAGATATGACAATTTAATAAAACAAATGGGAGGGAAAGATACACCTGCAATTGGATTCGCTATTGGTTTAGAAAGACTAATACTTTTAGCAGGTAAAGAGCTAGATGTTGAAAGAAGAACGGATATTTATATTGTTAATCAAGGATTACTCGCTGAACCATTCGCTATAAACTTATCTCGAAAACTTAGAAATTTTGATCTGCTTGTTGAATTGGATTTGAGTGGAGCTTCTTTCTCAAAGCAACTTAAAAAGGCAAATAAACTCAATTCTAAAAGTATTGTTGTAATAGGAGATCAAGAAGCAGCTAATAAAGAATTTGTTATTAGGCTATTTGATAAAAAAAACTCAGTAAACAATGAAGAGGTAATACCTTTTGATAGTGATATTAAATTAGAGCGATGGCTAAATAGTAATTTAATTCTAAAGTGA
- a CDS encoding GLTT repeat protein encodes MEINKNKENQHCGTKPKKIAFGIAPLGIVSIGIVPMGVISIGVVPMGVFSFGAVAMGIVNLSVVGMGIISAGVTTMGIWEYSPNSQNNHHNHSKQISNSSKENMISNLFNTKEEAEKAASKFGCKGAHKMGNKWMPCKMH; translated from the coding sequence TTGGAAATTAATAAAAATAAAGAGAATCAGCATTGTGGTACAAAACCAAAAAAAATTGCTTTTGGGATAGCACCCCTTGGTATCGTTTCCATAGGAATAGTCCCAATGGGAGTAATAAGTATTGGAGTAGTACCAATGGGTGTATTTTCTTTTGGGGCAGTAGCAATGGGAATAGTTAATTTATCAGTAGTTGGGATGGGAATTATCTCTGCAGGGGTTACTACAATGGGGATATGGGAGTATTCACCAAATTCTCAAAACAATCATCATAATCATTCCAAACAAATTTCAAATTCAAGTAAGGAAAATATGATATCAAATCTATTCAACACCAAAGAGGAAGCTGAAAAGGCTGCTTCGAAGTTCGGATGTAAGGGAGCACATAAAATGGGTAATAAATGGATGCCCTGTAAAATGCATTAA